A single genomic interval of Musa acuminata AAA Group cultivar baxijiao chromosome BXJ3-4, Cavendish_Baxijiao_AAA, whole genome shotgun sequence harbors:
- the LOC135635751 gene encoding heavy metal-associated isoprenylated plant protein 4-like: MVEKKTEEVIVAEYKVHIHCGECARAVEKHIIRNAGVQKVDINVSSGKVTVKGSNFDVKQVQERVERKTRKKVELISPKPKPKEVKPPEKKEEKKEVIKTTVIKVHLHCANCENDLKLMLLKHKEIHKVETNRAAQTCTIVGTIKEEELIKHIRKKARKHAEIVPQKVEKKVEENKIKFEVKDGKEELTVEKKEELKTKDVVVPYFIHCTHAPQWFSDEDPNACSVM, from the exons ATGGTTGAGAAGAAAACCGAAGAAGTGATTGTTGCAGAATACAAAGTCCATATCCATTGCGGAGAATGCGCGCGTGCCGTCGAGAAGCACATCATTCGGAACGCAG GAGTACAAAAGGTGGATATAAATGTCTCCAGCGGAAAAGTCACTGTAAAAGGCAGCAACTTCGACGTAAAACAGGTTCAAGAACGAGTTGAGAGGAAGACCAGAAAGAAGGTTGAGTTGATATCCCCCAAGCCCAAGCCGAAAGAAGTAAAGCCACCagaaaagaaggaagagaagaaagaa GTTATAAAGACAACAGTCATCAAAGTTCACCTGCACTGCGCGAATTGTGAAAATGACCTGAAGTTGATGTTGCTTAAACACAAAG AGATTCACAAGGTTGAAACCAACCGAGCAGCGCAGACTTGCACCATTGTCGGCACGATAAAGGAAGAAGAACTGATCAAACACATTCGCAAGAAAGCACGCAAACACGCGGAGATTGTACCGCAAAAAGTCGAGAAAAAGGTGGAGGAGAATAAAATCAAGTTTGAAGTGAAAGATGGCAAAGAAGAGTTGACAGTCGAAAAGAAAGAGGAGCTGAAGACGAAAGATGTAGTTGTTCCCTACTTCATCCACTGTACACATGCACCTCAGTGGTTTTCCGATGAGGATCCAAATGCTTGTTCTGTGATGTAG